GCCAGTCATAAGCCATGGCTGAATCAAGCGCAATGATCCGATGCACCTGATCGTGAATGTAATAACTTGTTGACCCATTCGGATTCCAGCCTGCCAGATCAACTAACCGGTCCTTCGCATATTCGCCGACTTCCGGAGATTGCGTCAAGAAATACAGGAACGCTGCATTGAACATTTTATTAACGGCCGCTTCTGCTTTGTTTCGCAGTTCTTGCTGCGCCTTCACGTACTCTGGGGCACTATGACTGTAAGTAGCCGGATACGGGAAAGTCGGTTCTACCAATTTGCATTTATTCGGTTCCTGTACAGTCGGCGTACACAAATTAGTATTTACAGACCCGCTAATCCTTTGAAACATCTCTTGGCCGACCGTAAATCGCAGATTGCGGAAATCAGCAAGTGTGGATGAATTAGCCCAAATACGCGGGTGTGTGGGGCTTATATTACTTAGCAGTTGGTTGACGGAAGGAACCGGAAACGGCACATTCTGCTCCTCAATGCGGAACTTGCGAATATCGCTCCATTCCGACACCTCCATGCCAGGCTTGTGGAAGCGAACACGCCAATACCAAGTTCCAGCCTCCAATATATGATTAAAATTATAGAAGTTTGACGTCTGCGTTTCTTGTTCATATACGACAGTCGCTACCGTTTGGCTGCGGCTAAGCTGCAGCGTGTAATTGTCTGCCCCCGCAATGGCAGGCCAACGGAAGTCGGGCGGATTCTGCGTCGTGACGAGGGAATCCACAGGTCCGAATGGCATATTGGTCCCCGATAGAACCGCTGCAGGCCAGCCCTCAGCGGCTTTCGCTATGGGCATACGGGCAAACGGCAAAGCACTGAAACAACTAAAGATCATGACCCATACCATCATAAGTGCGAGTTGACGTTTTGTTTTGCGGACCATCATTGTCAATAATCAGCTCCTTTTATAACTTTCCAATATCCTTATAACCAACCCTTCCTTCCTAACCAGCCTTGACTTCTGCCCTGCATCCCCCCTCTCACAACTTCCTGCGGTTAAAATAAGGCGCTTTCTTTTTTAATTCTTTTTACAGATTCGTTGGTGATCACAATAATTAGAAAGCACAGGACAGACTGATACAAGCCGACTGCTGCTGCCATGCCGAATTCCTGCAAATCAAGGAGCGCGCGGAAGGAAAATGTGTCGATAATATCGGTTTTATCATATAAGAGTCCATTGTCACCGATCAGTTGGTAGAACAAACCGAAATCGCCTCGTGCGATTTGGCTGATTTTCAGCAAGAGCAGGACAATCATGGTTGGAATAATCGAAGGAATCGTAATATGGAATATCCGCTGCAGCACATTCGCGCCGTCGATTTTGGAAGCTTCGTACATTTCCGTATCTATGCCTGCGATGCTCGCAAGGTAGATAACGGTCCCATACCCGACGGACTTCCAAGCGCTAAAAAAGATCAAAATATAAAGCCACAAAGCCGGATTATTATAAAAGTTTACAGGTATGAAGCCTAATGACTTCAAGAACGTATTCACTGCACCGAACTCATAATTCAGAAAATTATAGACAATCGCTCCAGCTACGACCCACGAAATGAAATAAGGCAGAAAAATCACCGACTGCAAAAACTTTTTGACATACTTGCCTGCTAACTCAAATAACACAATGGCGATGCTCATTTCCAGCAGGTTGTTCACAATCATAAACAAGAAGTTATACACGATTGTATTTTTCGTAACTAGGAACGCTTTGCCCGATTGAAAAAAGAACTCAAAATTCGCCAGACCAACCCATGGACTTCCAAAAATACCATCTTTATAGGAATAAGATTTGAAGGCAACTACCATTCCTGCCATAGGGAAATAGCAGAAAATAAGAAAAAACAAAACGGCGGGCGCGATCATCACATACAGCATGCGATTTTTCCGCAAATCGCCTAGAAAACTTTTCGTATGCATAGCATTCTCCTCCTGATAACCAAAAACGAGAGGGACTGCTTGCATGATCGTCGCAGCCCTCTCGTCCTTTCTCACTTGTTATTTGTTATTCTTTACAAATTCGTCAAGCTGTTTCTGCGCTTCCGCAACCACTTTATCCAGACCCGCTTCTTTATTTTTGGTATTGAGTGTCTTGACCGCTTCGAGCGGATCATTCACTACACCTAATGTAATGGGATTGCGATATTGATCCTTCACATTCTTGATCGCTGCGAGCTCATTCTTCACATTCGTTGTATCGAACACAAAATTGAGCAGTGGATTCGTTATCGCGGTTTTGGTCCAAGCCGCTTGGATCGCTGCAACTTCTTTCGGTTGATCTGCCAGCGGCTTGATCAGCCCTTGCGTTCTCCAGCCCCACGGGGAGCCCGAATCGATTTTGTAACCGGAATCCGTTCCGCCCAGAGCCTGAATTTTCTTATCTGCTGTCAAATCATAATGCTTGCCTTTGATTCCATAAGTCGTTAAATTGAAATAATCCTCATTATTTCGGAATAGATCGAGCATCATCAAGGCTCTCTCGGGATTTTTGGCATTAGCATTGATCGACATACCGTTGCCTATGTAAGGGTTCACATAAGTTGCCTTGCCGTTATATAGATCAAACAGCTCAACTTTCCATTCTGGATGCTTCTGATTCGCTGTTGTTACACCCAGACTCATATCTTGAATATTTCCAGCCATCGAAGCGCTTTTGCCAGCCAGGAAAGAATCTTTCACTGGCGTCTTATTGAGCAGGGCATTCTGGGACCAATAGCCTTTCTTGTTCCAATCGGCCATTTTCTTGGCAAATTCCAAATACTGCGGGGTTTGCGCGACATCAATCAGCTTCCCTGACTTATCTTTCAGATCAACGGAAACGAGCGAATTGCCAATAATCAGCTTAGGTGTGAGTTCCGTACCGACCATGAAATCATACATCGTATAAGCATTAAAGCCTTCATCGAAAGGCACCATACTAGGCTCGTTTTTGGAAATAACTTCTAAATATTTCTCGAAATCATTGATCGTTTTCAACTCAGGAATGTTGTATTTCGCTCGCAAATCTCCTCTGACGCCGACAACAGCCATGGAGAAGTCTTTGGTTGAAGCAGGCACCATATAGATTTTATTCTGGACCTTCGCCTGTTCCCAGGCCTCCTTAGGCATCTCCTTCATCGTTTGCGGCGCATATTTCGTTATCATATCTGGCGTAAGTTCCAGGAAAGCCCCTTTGATCGCCTGTTCCCCATACTTGATCCAATTCGCCGAGAACACCAGGTCGAAATCTTCTCCCGTCGCGAATAGAAGCGGATACTTCTGCAGGTAATCTCCCCAAGAGAGGAAAACAGGCTCAACAGTTGCATTAATATCCCGTTTGAGCATCTTGTTGACTTCGTCATAAACAAGTCCGATGTCCTTGGGCTGATCGCCAATCAGATATATTTTGAGCTTCACTTCTTTGGAAATATCCACTTTGTTGGAACCCGTTTCCGTACTTGTGCCAGCCGACGGTTTAGGTGAAGCCGTTTCTTGGCCTCTGTTTGTCGAGCAGCCTGCCAGCAGCAGGACAGCCGCCAAGCTGGCAGCTATCAGCGTCTTTACATGTTTCATCGATAAATCCTCCCCTTTGCTCTCGTACACTCATCTATGATCAACAGCCTAAGCCGATGTCATCCCTTGACGGCGCCTATCGTAATTCCTTGAATAAAATACTTCTGTACAAAAGGATAGAGCAGTATAATCGGCCCCGTCGCGATCACCGTCATCGCCAGTTTGAACGATTCCTTCGGCGTATCCATCACGACAGATCCTTGGGAGGCCACGGAAGAGTTGGCAAAAGCGATGCTGCTCAATATTTTATAGAGAAAATATTGCAGTGGATACAGGTGCTCTTTGTTAATGAACAAGGTCGCATGATACCAATCATTCCAATAATTAAGCGAAATGAACAACCCGATCGTAGCCAGTGCAGGCTTCGTTAGCGGAAGAATCATGGAGAAGAAGATTCGGAAATCACCGGCACCATCGATTTTGGCTGATTCGCTGATGGCATCTGGGATTGTGGAGCTGATAAAGCTTCTCATGATAATGATATAAAATACGTTTAATAACGGAGGGATAATCAAGGCCAGGAGCGAATCCTTCCACCCCAAATACTTGACGATCAGTATGTACCAGGGCACAAGTCCCCCAGAAAACAAAGTGGTGAAGAAGAAATAAAAGGAGAACACGTTGCGGTACTTGAAGTCTTTGCGCTGCAAAACATATGCCGTCATCGCTGTAAGGAACAGCCCGATCCCTGTACCCGCGATCGTAACCAATAATGTAATTTGATATGCGGATATGATCTGTTTGGGATTTTTTAATATAAAGGCATAAGCATCTAATGAAAACATACTCGGAATGAGACTATATCCGTTTCTAATAATGCTCGATTCTTCTGTCACTGAGCCTATGACAATCATTAAGAAGGGAATCAAACACATCAGCGCGAACAGCGATATGAAGACATAGCCGATGACTTGGAACACATATTTCTCTACAGATTGCCTTCTCTCCATGGAGCCCTCCATCAGCTGTGATTAGGATAACCGGTTTCCTAACTCCATACTAGTTCACGATCCTGCTCCCCGTATACTTCACAAACTGGTTAAACGACTCCAATTATTTGCGAAAAGCACCTATACGAATTGGTTCAGCTTTATACTTTTTGTATCTACACTTACCTGTTTACAAATTATTCACTATAATAATGAATACATCGATCCTGCCTAACGAAGGAGCTTAGACTTGCTGATGAAACTCACAATGGCTCGAACACCCAATAAGCTTTACGCCAACATCTTCCTTTCGCTCATCGTTTGCATCATCCTTACCATCGTGACTTTATCTTCTGCTCTCTACGCAAGCTTCGAGAAAATCGCCTTGTCCAACATCTATGCATCTGAAAAAAGCAGCTTGTCTCAAACGAGCTATAGCGCAAAATCGATGATTGAAAACTCAACAAGCTACGCGCTTCAAATATACGCCGATCCGCTTTTGGATAAACTGCTCCATTACACTTCCCCTGGCAATGTCGAGACAACCACCGCGTTAACTCGATTGAATGCTTATTTGAATATGAACTACTTCATTCATTCCATCTATATTTATGGTAAGAACTCCAAAACGTTTTATGCCTCCACGTTATCCTCTGGCAATGCGATTCAGAATTTCGATGATTTCTATGATGTGGATGCGCGCAAGCTGATCGAACATTTCAGCAATTACAAGCGTCTGGCACCTATTCCCCGGGAAATACCTGTTCAAACGCCGTTTCAAGAGGTCAAAACAGCGAATGTATACACTTTTGTCTTTTATGATCTGCAAGGTCAATCCTCCGATCTCGACAATATGATTATGCTCAACGTGCCAGAGCGTTGGATGAAAGATGCGATAACCAGCCTGGATATGGACAAGAATGGCTCAACCTTCATCATCGACAGCAAAGGCACATTGGTAACCAGCACCGACACCATGCCGTTCCTCGCGGATCTTCATGAGAAGCCTTATGTCCAAAAGATACTGAACACTTCCTCCAGTCAAGCATCCGGCTATTTTGTGGATCAGGTGGAAGGCGTCAAATCCTTGGTTGTCTACTCCAAGCATGACGTCACCAATTGGCTTTTCATCCGCGTGTTGCCTTATAACACCATCATGGGGAAAATCGAAACGATTAAGAAGACCGTTCTTCTAGTCTGTTTCTTCATCCTGCTAATCGGGCTCAGCATCTCTTTCTTCTTGTCCAAATCACTGTATAAACCCATCGAGAAAGTCACATCCAAATTAAACGTACTGATGAAAGAAAAACGCAATAATCAGTACAAACTGAAACAGCATTTTTTGCGCCAGCTGGTTCATACAAGCGGGTATAAAAAGCCCCTTGACATCGAAAGAGAGCTCAAGGAATTCGAAATCGCGATGGATCCCGCCAGCGATTATGTGCTCATCCTTTTCGTAATCGACCGCTTCGACTCGTTTTCCAGGCAATATCACTTCGAAGACCGGGTGCTCTTTAAATACGGCATTATGAATATCGCTTCCGAAACGTTCGCTCAAACTGGCAGCTGCGAATGTATCGATATAGATGAGAAGACCATTGCCGTTCTTTTGAATGGCAGCTTCCAAGCGGAACCTTCATGGATTGATCTGGTAAAGCAAGTTCAAGATTCCACCGACCAATTTCTGAACTTATCGTTGTCCGCCTCCATCAGCAGAACCGGCGACAGCTTAATTGAAGTATCTGACCTCTATTCGGAAACACAGCAGCAGTTGAAATACAAATTTGTTGAAGGCTATCGCTGCATTCTGCATAGTCGACAACCTCGCCAGCAAGCGCTTGCCCCTTTCGTTCATCCCAACCTGCTTGAAAATAATATGTTGGAGACGCTGAAGCTGGGCAAAGCGGCAGAGTCGAAGAAATGGTTCGATGAAATCGTTCAGACGGTGGAGCCGCCCTCCTATATGGTTTACAACATGCTGTTTAATCAGTTGGCTTTCTCGCTAAGTACGGCTGCAATCAACATGGATCGAAACGCCGGCTTACTCCTGGATCACGATTTCGGATCTTTTATCCATCACATGCACAAATTGGAAACTTTGCGCGATGTGCAAGATCATTTCTACGAATTAATTGACCAGCTATGCCTTGGATTTAAAGATAAAAAAAGTTCAAAACATGACAACTTGATCGTATCTATTGATACCATCATTCATCAAAATTATGCTGACCGAGAATTGTCGCTATTCCGAATCGCGGAGATCCTTGATTTCACACCAGCCTATCTCGGTCGTATTTTCAAAAAGCTCACCAACAAGTCGATTCCTGACTATTTAAATGAGTTTCGCATCGAGAGAGCGAAGGAAAAGCTCGTTTCCACCCACGACTCTATTGAAGAAATCTCACAAAAGACTGGTTATAACAATAGTACTTATTTCTATAAAGTGTTCAAAAAATATACGGGAATTACGCCTGCTGAATATCGAAATAACGGAACTTAAAAAAGGCCTGCGCATGAAGTTGCCTGCGCAAGCCTTATTCCTATTCCGCCTGATTTACAATTCCTTGGTCATAAACACACTGTTCGGATCCTCGATATAATCTGCAAACGGCTCACAGTAATGAAATCCTAAGGTTTCATACAGTTTAATCGCCGGTTGGAAAGACTCCATAGAACCTGTTTCCAAGCTTAAACGCACATAGCCGCGTCTCTTCGCTTCCTCAATAATATGTTCAAGAAGACGTTTGGCAACACCTTTTCGCAAATGCAACGCGGATGTTCGCATAGACTTGATCTCTCCATGCTGGCCGCCGAGTTCTTTGAGTGCCCCGCAGCCCATGATCTCATTGTGATCCCATACACTCCAAAACGTAATTTCCGGCTTTTTTAACCCATCCAGATTCAGCGCATGCATACTTTCAGCCGGAGATTGAGCCGACATACTCTGAAAATGTTCACCTACCAAGGCAATTACTTGGGCACCTGTCAAATCATCCAGTTTAATTTCCACAGCCATCCACTCCATATGATCTATTTTTTCAAAATATTAGTATACGTGTTATTTAACCTAACGTCGATGTTAATTATTGCAAAAGTGACCAAGCTCAACTGAAGTTGTGGAACCTCCCCGACTTTAGTAGGGCTTCCAAAACCGCCAGAGGTCCATTTTCGCCAACGATTGAAGCAGCTACAATAAAGATATAAGAACGACGTTGAAGCAAACCCAAATAGGCTTGAAACTTGAGAGGAGACTTATTCACATGAACAAACTATTCAGATCGACAACTGACAGTAAATTAACCGGACTTTGCGGAGGTATGGCCGAGTGGCTTGGCGTTAACGCAACCCTCATTCGGCTGCTACTCGTAGCAGCCGCTCTAAGCAGCTTTGGAACGGTGACACTGATGTACTTCGTAGCAAGCCTCTTAATCCCTAAAGCACCATACAGCCACATCTAATCATTGTAAAAGCTAACATCCACACAGAAACCGGACCCGCTGAACTAGCGCGGTCCTTTTGCGTGTGTTTACTCTTTTTGAAACTCAAGCAATCCAGCTCTCGTTAGTTCATCGATATGAATTTCGGACAACTCCTCCAAAATCCCCATGCCGTAAGACGTCAATCGGATGAAGATACTCCGTTTATCCTCTTCGTTCGGAAACCGCTGCACCAAGTCCATTTCCTCACACCGTTTAATAAGCTCTACACAGGCATGGCGAGTGATCTGCAATCGTTCAGCCAACTCTTTCGGAGTAGCGAACTCCCGATCAGGGAATCCCATAATGGACAACATCAATTGGTGATATTGTGGTGTGAGTCCTTTTTCCCGTGCTGCTTCCTCGCTGAAGCGTATAAATTTGCGAATTTGATAGCGGAATATAGCTAGCTGCTCGTACACATGCTTGGGCAATCGCTTTTCATTCATCGTGTGCTCCTTGGAATAACGGAATACATGTAGTTTACAATATTCACTCTCTTCGGACTCTGAAAAGATCGGCTTTTATACACCTTATAAGTCACATTACTTAACATATAATATAAAACGATTGAAAACAAGAGTAAAAACTCATTTTAATGTCATGTATATTAACATAATTTATTGACTTAAGTCGTAGTACGATATATATTGGTATAAAATAGCGATATCCAGTTATATCCTGTGTTAGTTTTTCAGCATTTTCAATCAAAATACATCCGTGCGATGCACGAAAAATGCGGGTGACCTTATATGTCAACAACGTCCACCAAAAAAGTTAAAAGTGTTTGCCCCTATTGTGGTGTAGGCTGTGGAATCATACTGGAAGTGCTCGGAAACCGCGTACTGAAAGTTACAGGCGACAAAGAACATCCGACGAATTACGGCAGACTGTGCACCAAAGGCAACACATGCGCGCAAGCAATTGCTGAATCAGGACGAATGGAATATGCTTACAAGCGCCCAAAGCGGAATGCCGCCCCCCTCAAAATCTCAATCCAAGAGGCGATCCATGAAACGGCAAGTCAGTTGCGAGCTATCCTCGATAGGCATGGCCCTGACGCTCTTTCCTTCTATGTCTCCGGCCAAATGTCGCTGGAAGCTCAATACCTTATCAATAAATTAGCCAAAGGGTTTGTACGTACCAACAACATTGAATCCAACTCACGGTTATGCATGGCAAGCGCAGGCAGCGGCTACAAACTATCTCTCGGATCGGATGGACCTCCTGGTTCCTATCAGGATATGGATCAGGCGGATTTATTTTTCGTCATTGGCGCGAATATGGCCGATTGTCATCCTATCCTCTTTCTGCGTGTGATGGATCGGGTCAAAGCTGGCGCCAAACTGATCGTCGTTGACCCCCGTCGCAACGCAACGGCAGATAAAGCTAGTCTCTTCATGCAAATAAAACCAGGAACGGATCTGGCTCTTCTTAATGGTCTTCTGCATCTGCTGCTCCAAAATGGTCATACCGATGCGGCATTTATCGCTGATTTTACAGCTGGTTGGGAGACTATGCCTGAATTTCTGGAAGCATACACACCAAGCAAAGTAGCTGACATAACGGGTATCGCTGAAGCTGATATCCGCTTAGCCGCTCAATGGATCGGGGAATCGCCCGAGTGGATGAGCTGCTGGACAATGGGTCTTAATCAAAGCACGCATGGCACCTGGCATACCAATGCGATTTGCAATCTACATCTGGCAACCGGCAAAATATGTCGACCTGGCAGCGGCCCCTTCTCGCTTACAGGACAACCGAACGCAATGGGCGGCAGAGAGATGGGCTATATGGGACCAGGACTGCCTGGACAACGTTCCGTGTTGGTCGAATCCGATCGCACTTTTATCGAGGAGATGTGGAAAATACCGCGTGGTTCACTGAGGACTGACATCGGCACTGGTACGGTTTCTATGTTTCAAAGTATGCAAGCCGGAGATATCAAAGCCTGCTGGATTATTTGCACAAACCCGGTAGCCACGGTTCCCAACCGTAAGAACGTCATAGCCGGCCTGCAGAAGGCAGAGCTTGTAATCACTCAGGATGCGTACTTCGAGACCGAGACCAACCGATATGCAGACATCATGCTCCCTGGCGCCTTATGGTCAGAGGCCGAAGGCGTTATGATCAATTCGGAGCGGAACTTAACAAGGATGCAGAAAGCCATAGATCCGCCGGGTGAAGCACTTCCCGACTGGCAGATCATTGCCAAAGTCGCTTGCGAAATGGGTTACTCAGCTGCTTTCACGTACAGCTCTTCGAGTGAGGTTTATCAAGAAATTCAACAAGCATGGAATGCCAAGACCGGTTACGATATCCGCGGCGCCACCTACGAACGTCTGCTTGAAACCCCCATGCAATGGCCATGTGCGCCAGACAGCAAGAATGATCGGAATCCAATCCGCTACTTGAACGATGGGATCAGCCAGAACCTGAAGGTCCATCCAGACGGCAGTCGCCCTGCCCTCGTGTTCCCAACAGAAAGTGGAAGGGGAGTTTTTCTTGCTCGTCCCTATTTACCTCCTGCTGAAATGCCGGACAGCGATTTCCCCTTTGTCCTAAACACAGGCCGTTTGCAGCACCAGTGGCATACGATGACCAAAACAGGCAAAATCCCTATGTTAAACAAACTGAATCCTGGCCCCTTTATCGAAATTCATCCAGAAGATGCCCAGACGCTCGGAATTAAAGAGCAAGATCGACTGGAAATCCGCTCGCGGCGCGGTCTTGCTGTGCTACCGGCAGCGATTACTGACCGGGTCCGTCCTGGGAACTGCTTTGCGCCCTTTCATTGGAACGACATTTTCGGGGAAAACCTTGCCATTAATGACGTCACCAATGATGCAATTGACCCGATTTCATTTCAACCAGAGTTTAAATATTGCGCAGTCTCCCTGATTCGCGTTGTTGAACCTTTAGAATCGATGCCATCCAATCTACTGAAGGAGGTCGTCCATATGGCGCAAATTGATACACTTGCAAGTATGTTGGGTATTCAGCCAAACTCCGTAATGACGCTGGAAAGCCATGAGAAAACGTATCTTTCAGGATTCATCACCAGTTTGCGCACAGAAGAGTCACGCAATGCTGCTGGCATTCCCGTTCTACCGCCTACGGCGCCGCTCGAACCAATAAAACGATATTGGCTGGATGGCTTGTTAGCTGGGATCTTTTCTCGCACTTATCTTCCTGAACCTGCTGCTATTCCGATGTTTGCAGTGCCTGTATCACCCGAGATCTCTCCGGCTGCTTCGCAGATGACACAGAAGGGATCTAAGCATCCAGTCACGATTGTTTGGGCTTCACAAACCGGCAATGCGGAAGGTGCAGCCCATGCATGCGCGAAACAGCTGCAGCAAGAAGGTTATGACATCCGCTTAGTCCAGATGAATGCCTACGCGCTGGATGATCTACCGAACGAACGTCATATGCTGTTCATCGCAAGCACTTTCGGAGCTGGCGATCCGCCTGATAATGGCGAGAGTTTCTGGCAAATGTTGAAAGCAAGCAGCATGCCTCGTTTATCCAATCTTCGCTTCGCAGTTCTCGCTTTCGGTGACACCAACTACGATCTTTTCTGTGGATTCGGTCGTAATTTGGATGCGCGTCTCGAGGAACTTGGCGCTTATCGTCTCTTGGATCGTACTGATTGCGATACAGATTATCAAGAGCAGTTGGCAACTTGGATCATGACAATTGCCAGAACCTTAAATGAGCCACCGCAAAGCAGCCCTGAACCCGAGCAGCTTCCTGCAACTGAGTTAATAAAGAACAAGGTTTATGATCGAAATCATCCACTG
Above is a genomic segment from Paenibacillus sp. HWE-109 containing:
- a CDS encoding ABC transporter permease: MHTKSFLGDLRKNRMLYVMIAPAVLFFLIFCYFPMAGMVVAFKSYSYKDGIFGSPWVGLANFEFFFQSGKAFLVTKNTIVYNFLFMIVNNLLEMSIAIVLFELAGKYVKKFLQSVIFLPYFISWVVAGAIVYNFLNYEFGAVNTFLKSLGFIPVNFYNNPALWLYILIFFSAWKSVGYGTVIYLASIAGIDTEMYEASKIDGANVLQRIFHITIPSIIPTMIVLLLLKISQIARGDFGLFYQLIGDNGLLYDKTDIIDTFSFRALLDLQEFGMAAAVGLYQSVLCFLIIVITNESVKRIKKESALF
- a CDS encoding ABC transporter substrate-binding protein — encoded protein: MKHVKTLIAASLAAVLLLAGCSTNRGQETASPKPSAGTSTETGSNKVDISKEVKLKIYLIGDQPKDIGLVYDEVNKMLKRDINATVEPVFLSWGDYLQKYPLLFATGEDFDLVFSANWIKYGEQAIKGAFLELTPDMITKYAPQTMKEMPKEAWEQAKVQNKIYMVPASTKDFSMAVVGVRGDLRAKYNIPELKTINDFEKYLEVISKNEPSMVPFDEGFNAYTMYDFMVGTELTPKLIIGNSLVSVDLKDKSGKLIDVAQTPQYLEFAKKMADWNKKGYWSQNALLNKTPVKDSFLAGKSASMAGNIQDMSLGVTTANQKHPEWKVELFDLYNGKATYVNPYIGNGMSINANAKNPERALMMLDLFRNNEDYFNLTTYGIKGKHYDLTADKKIQALGGTDSGYKIDSGSPWGWRTQGLIKPLADQPKEVAAIQAAWTKTAITNPLLNFVFDTTNVKNELAAIKNVKDQYRNPITLGVVNDPLEAVKTLNTKNKEAGLDKVVAEAQKQLDEFVKNNK
- a CDS encoding carbohydrate ABC transporter permease, translating into MERRQSVEKYVFQVIGYVFISLFALMCLIPFLMIVIGSVTEESSIIRNGYSLIPSMFSLDAYAFILKNPKQIISAYQITLLVTIAGTGIGLFLTAMTAYVLQRKDFKYRNVFSFYFFFTTLFSGGLVPWYILIVKYLGWKDSLLALIIPPLLNVFYIIIMRSFISSTIPDAISESAKIDGAGDFRIFFSMILPLTKPALATIGLFISLNYWNDWYHATLFINKEHLYPLQYFLYKILSSIAFANSSVASQGSVVMDTPKESFKLAMTVIATGPIILLYPFVQKYFIQGITIGAVKG
- a CDS encoding AraC family transcriptional regulator, translated to MKLTMARTPNKLYANIFLSLIVCIILTIVTLSSALYASFEKIALSNIYASEKSSLSQTSYSAKSMIENSTSYALQIYADPLLDKLLHYTSPGNVETTTALTRLNAYLNMNYFIHSIYIYGKNSKTFYASTLSSGNAIQNFDDFYDVDARKLIEHFSNYKRLAPIPREIPVQTPFQEVKTANVYTFVFYDLQGQSSDLDNMIMLNVPERWMKDAITSLDMDKNGSTFIIDSKGTLVTSTDTMPFLADLHEKPYVQKILNTSSSQASGYFVDQVEGVKSLVVYSKHDVTNWLFIRVLPYNTIMGKIETIKKTVLLVCFFILLIGLSISFFLSKSLYKPIEKVTSKLNVLMKEKRNNQYKLKQHFLRQLVHTSGYKKPLDIERELKEFEIAMDPASDYVLILFVIDRFDSFSRQYHFEDRVLFKYGIMNIASETFAQTGSCECIDIDEKTIAVLLNGSFQAEPSWIDLVKQVQDSTDQFLNLSLSASISRTGDSLIEVSDLYSETQQQLKYKFVEGYRCILHSRQPRQQALAPFVHPNLLENNMLETLKLGKAAESKKWFDEIVQTVEPPSYMVYNMLFNQLAFSLSTAAINMDRNAGLLLDHDFGSFIHHMHKLETLRDVQDHFYELIDQLCLGFKDKKSSKHDNLIVSIDTIIHQNYADRELSLFRIAEILDFTPAYLGRIFKKLTNKSIPDYLNEFRIERAKEKLVSTHDSIEEISQKTGYNNSTYFYKVFKKYTGITPAEYRNNGT
- a CDS encoding GNAT family N-acetyltransferase, producing MEIKLDDLTGAQVIALVGEHFQSMSAQSPAESMHALNLDGLKKPEITFWSVWDHNEIMGCGALKELGGQHGEIKSMRTSALHLRKGVAKRLLEHIIEEAKRRGYVRLSLETGSMESFQPAIKLYETLGFHYCEPFADYIEDPNSVFMTKEL
- a CDS encoding PspC domain-containing protein, whose translation is MNKLFRSTTDSKLTGLCGGMAEWLGVNATLIRLLLVAAALSSFGTVTLMYFVASLLIPKAPYSHI
- a CDS encoding MarR family winged helix-turn-helix transcriptional regulator, which gives rise to MNEKRLPKHVYEQLAIFRYQIRKFIRFSEEAAREKGLTPQYHQLMLSIMGFPDREFATPKELAERLQITRHACVELIKRCEEMDLVQRFPNEEDKRSIFIRLTSYGMGILEELSEIHIDELTRAGLLEFQKE
- a CDS encoding bifunctional nitrate reductase/sulfite reductase flavoprotein subunit alpha; translation: MSTTSTKKVKSVCPYCGVGCGIILEVLGNRVLKVTGDKEHPTNYGRLCTKGNTCAQAIAESGRMEYAYKRPKRNAAPLKISIQEAIHETASQLRAILDRHGPDALSFYVSGQMSLEAQYLINKLAKGFVRTNNIESNSRLCMASAGSGYKLSLGSDGPPGSYQDMDQADLFFVIGANMADCHPILFLRVMDRVKAGAKLIVVDPRRNATADKASLFMQIKPGTDLALLNGLLHLLLQNGHTDAAFIADFTAGWETMPEFLEAYTPSKVADITGIAEADIRLAAQWIGESPEWMSCWTMGLNQSTHGTWHTNAICNLHLATGKICRPGSGPFSLTGQPNAMGGREMGYMGPGLPGQRSVLVESDRTFIEEMWKIPRGSLRTDIGTGTVSMFQSMQAGDIKACWIICTNPVATVPNRKNVIAGLQKAELVITQDAYFETETNRYADIMLPGALWSEAEGVMINSERNLTRMQKAIDPPGEALPDWQIIAKVACEMGYSAAFTYSSSSEVYQEIQQAWNAKTGYDIRGATYERLLETPMQWPCAPDSKNDRNPIRYLNDGISQNLKVHPDGSRPALVFPTESGRGVFLARPYLPPAEMPDSDFPFVLNTGRLQHQWHTMTKTGKIPMLNKLNPGPFIEIHPEDAQTLGIKEQDRLEIRSRRGLAVLPAAITDRVRPGNCFAPFHWNDIFGENLAINDVTNDAIDPISFQPEFKYCAVSLIRVVEPLESMPSNLLKEVVHMAQIDTLASMLGIQPNSVMTLESHEKTYLSGFITSLRTEESRNAAGIPVLPPTAPLEPIKRYWLDGLLAGIFSRTYLPEPAAIPMFAVPVSPEISPAASQMTQKGSKHPVTIVWASQTGNAEGAAHACAKQLQQEGYDIRLVQMNAYALDDLPNERHMLFIASTFGAGDPPDNGESFWQMLKASSMPRLSNLRFAVLAFGDTNYDLFCGFGRNLDARLEELGAYRLLDRTDCDTDYQEQLATWIMTIARTLNEPPQSSPEPEQLPATELIKNKVYDRNHPLRTTLIANRRLNPANSEKETRHFIFDLKNSGMRYEAGDALGVWPTNCPDLVDEILAVIQVDSAAAVTVKELGEMSIAAALLHHYEIVRITPGMLRFIQERSSSEVLGHLLKNENKSELKKWLWGRQLVDVLQEFPISISAIDFLDILKPMQPRLYSISSSPQAGPDEVHITVSTVRYSYNGKSRKGVCSAFLADRAESCSDIPVFVQKTAHFRPPANPDIPMIMIGPGTGVGPFRGFMQERKAVGAKGKNWLIFGEQRAASDFYFKEELQAWQTEGILHRLDTAFSRDQPDKIYVQHRMIEHGAELWEWLQEGAHFYICGDASQMAKEVEAALKQIIQQHSGMTSAEVETYLKEMSQSKRYAKDVY